One Roseimaritima multifibrata DNA window includes the following coding sequences:
- a CDS encoding response regulator codes for MTTKTVFTTGEAAKICKVSQQTIIRCFDNGSLRGFRVPGSKFRRIPRDHLFSFMKENGIPTDALQSGKKKVLIVDDDQDLVDLISDGFERDKRFDIRTANNGFDAGMGVREFRPDLVVLDVMLPDINGKEVCQRVRSDTALDQVKILCISGMVEQDKVASLKEAGADDFMQKPFAIDDLIIRACELVDLERTIPS; via the coding sequence ATGACCACTAAGACGGTCTTTACGACGGGCGAAGCTGCGAAAATTTGCAAGGTTAGCCAGCAAACAATCATTCGCTGTTTCGATAACGGTTCACTTCGAGGATTTCGCGTTCCTGGAAGCAAATTCCGGCGGATTCCACGCGATCATCTGTTCAGCTTTATGAAAGAGAACGGAATTCCGACCGATGCACTGCAGAGTGGGAAGAAAAAAGTCCTGATCGTGGACGACGATCAAGATTTGGTCGATTTGATTTCGGACGGCTTCGAGCGGGACAAACGATTCGATATCCGGACCGCCAACAACGGTTTTGATGCAGGGATGGGCGTCCGTGAATTTCGCCCCGACCTAGTCGTCTTGGACGTCATGCTTCCCGACATCAACGGTAAGGAAGTGTGCCAGCGTGTCCGTAGTGACACCGCCCTTGATCAAGTTAAGATTCTTTGTATTTCAGGGATGGTTGAGCAGGATAAAGTCGCATCGCTCAAAGAAGCTGGAGCCGACGATTTTATGCAAAAACCGTTCGCGATTGATGATTTGATCATTCGTGCATGTGAATTGGTTGACCTCGAACGCACGATCCCAAGTTAA
- the mnmG gene encoding tRNA uridine-5-carboxymethylaminomethyl(34) synthesis enzyme MnmG, with translation MKTSSVLHYDVIVIGAGHAGTEAAAASARLGARTALLTTNIDTVGQMSCNPAIGGVAKGQIVREVDALGGLMGKAIDATGIQFRLLNCRKGPAMHSPRAQADKKAYQNEIKWLVESQPNLDLLQETVEGLWTEQTSEGTRIRGVHVRGGVTYQAPTVVLTTGTFLKAIMHTGEEQVAGGRAGEGTTSGISGALRDLGLELERFKTGTPPRLNGRTIDWSQTERQPGDDQPQPFSFLTDQLPTPQMDCFVTYTNEKVHDLIRANLHRAPMYSGQIDSQGPRYCPSIEDKVVRFADKDKHQLFLEPEGRRTHEIYVNGISTSLPRDVQDQIMKQIPGLENAQIMRYGYAVEYDFSPPTQLWPHLESKKVAGLFLAGQINGTTGYEEAAGQGLVAGANAALQVAGKPLFLPQRDEAYIGVLIDDLVTSGTDEPYRMFTSRAEYRLLLRQDNADRRLTPMAHSIGLTDQPRMDRLNQKLSDIARGMELLQAGRIEKAPADRYLKRPEVTWEQIVSHVPELATIPAEAAQQVEYDVKYAGYIVRQQEDVAKQHRLAERKIPPAFDFESIKPLRNEAKQKLAKVQPVTLAQARRISGITPADIALLMAHLENRKPKSKPVGDV, from the coding sequence TTGAAGACTTCTTCGGTTCTGCACTATGACGTGATCGTGATCGGGGCAGGGCATGCTGGTACCGAGGCGGCGGCAGCGTCCGCCCGTTTGGGCGCCCGGACCGCACTTTTGACCACCAATATCGACACTGTCGGTCAGATGAGTTGCAACCCAGCGATCGGAGGAGTGGCTAAGGGCCAGATTGTCCGTGAAGTCGACGCGCTTGGCGGGTTGATGGGCAAAGCGATCGATGCGACCGGAATTCAGTTTCGTCTGCTGAATTGTCGCAAAGGGCCGGCGATGCACAGCCCTCGCGCCCAGGCCGATAAAAAGGCCTACCAAAACGAAATCAAATGGTTGGTGGAATCCCAACCGAATTTGGATCTGCTGCAAGAGACCGTCGAAGGGCTGTGGACCGAACAGACCAGCGAAGGAACGCGGATCCGAGGCGTGCACGTGCGTGGGGGCGTTACATACCAGGCGCCGACGGTTGTGCTGACGACCGGCACCTTCCTCAAAGCGATCATGCATACCGGGGAAGAACAGGTCGCAGGAGGCCGCGCAGGGGAGGGGACCACCAGCGGAATTAGCGGAGCCCTTCGTGATCTGGGATTGGAACTGGAACGTTTCAAAACAGGAACCCCGCCACGCTTGAACGGTAGGACGATCGACTGGAGCCAAACCGAACGCCAGCCCGGTGATGATCAACCGCAGCCGTTTTCGTTCCTGACCGATCAGCTGCCGACGCCGCAGATGGATTGTTTCGTCACCTATACAAATGAAAAGGTCCATGATCTGATCCGCGCAAACCTGCATCGAGCGCCTATGTACAGCGGGCAAATCGATTCTCAGGGACCGCGGTACTGCCCTTCGATCGAAGACAAGGTCGTTCGCTTTGCGGATAAAGATAAGCACCAGTTATTTCTCGAGCCCGAGGGACGACGGACGCACGAAATTTACGTGAACGGGATTTCAACCAGCCTGCCGCGGGACGTTCAAGATCAGATCATGAAGCAGATTCCCGGTTTGGAAAATGCCCAAATCATGCGGTATGGGTATGCCGTGGAATACGATTTTTCGCCCCCCACGCAACTCTGGCCCCACTTGGAATCGAAGAAAGTTGCCGGGCTCTTTCTTGCGGGCCAAATCAATGGAACGACCGGTTATGAAGAGGCGGCCGGACAGGGGTTGGTTGCTGGAGCAAACGCTGCCTTACAGGTTGCTGGAAAACCTCTATTCCTGCCGCAACGCGATGAAGCCTATATCGGCGTTCTGATCGATGACCTGGTAACGTCCGGCACCGATGAACCCTATCGGATGTTTACCAGTCGAGCGGAATATCGGTTGTTGCTTCGCCAAGACAACGCGGATAGACGCCTAACTCCGATGGCACATTCGATCGGCCTGACCGATCAGCCGCGAATGGATCGCTTGAATCAAAAGTTGTCCGATATTGCCCGCGGTATGGAGCTGTTGCAGGCGGGCCGCATTGAAAAAGCTCCCGCGGACAGGTATCTGAAACGACCTGAAGTCACGTGGGAGCAGATCGTGTCGCATGTACCGGAACTGGCCACGATCCCCGCCGAAGCGGCTCAGCAGGTTGAATACGACGTTAAGTACGCAGGGTATATTGTCCGCCAGCAAGAAGATGTGGCGAAGCAGCATCGCTTGGCCGAACGCAAAATTCCCCCCGCGTTTGATTTCGAATCGATTAAACCTTTGCGAAATGAAGCCAAACAAAAACTGGCAAAGGTCCAGCCGGTCACGTTGGCTCAGGCTCGGCGGATCAGCGGAATCACTCCGGCCGATATCGCGCTGTTGATGGCTCATTTGGAAAATCGAAAACCAAAATCAAAGCCAGTAGGGGATGTTTAA
- a CDS encoding sensor histidine kinase: MELLPCLRWGQHRWWLPLDGATANTLAAVLMDASQLADHASRVQHVASIRDLLQRDPAFLIYGLLRSCDGASKRPPDRLGLDRLATWMTARLPVWFQQPDRFLAAPEVSASMRREWQELAAECRQRPVSQWLLTAPRWLQQTGPPAPVGWQAYWPQLQSTAGNSHQDGDAEDLKQADASCPLPRYEPQPLALDRLAGLVLREERTRSHFGTVLHDEKLASLKQFAYGLTHEINNPLANIVTRSEQLKSTEPDDKRKASLQRVVDQAMRAHEMISDVMFYAHPPQPSVEKIDLGSVVSEVVQSYQDTCASLSIRLSVEPAPGIQCQADRAMIHDAVAALLRNSVEAIGTGGQILVDWGERDGKVWVRVSDSGPGLSEESRRHAFDPYYSGREAGRGLGLGLCRVYRVAKLHGGDATLNSAIAGCVARFWFLNR; the protein is encoded by the coding sequence ATGGAGTTACTACCGTGTTTGCGGTGGGGACAACATCGCTGGTGGTTGCCGCTAGATGGGGCGACTGCCAATACGTTGGCGGCCGTTTTAATGGATGCAAGTCAGCTTGCAGATCATGCTTCGCGCGTGCAGCACGTGGCGTCGATACGCGATTTATTGCAGCGCGATCCGGCTTTCCTGATCTATGGATTGCTGCGGAGCTGTGACGGAGCCAGTAAACGTCCCCCGGACCGTTTAGGTCTGGATCGTCTGGCGACTTGGATGACCGCTCGATTGCCGGTCTGGTTTCAACAGCCCGATCGATTCTTAGCAGCCCCCGAAGTCTCCGCTTCGATGCGTCGGGAGTGGCAAGAACTAGCAGCGGAGTGCCGGCAGAGACCGGTTTCCCAGTGGTTGCTGACGGCACCTCGGTGGTTGCAGCAAACCGGGCCGCCCGCGCCGGTCGGTTGGCAAGCCTATTGGCCGCAATTGCAATCGACCGCAGGCAATTCACACCAGGATGGGGATGCAGAGGATCTTAAGCAAGCGGATGCCTCTTGCCCGCTTCCCCGATACGAACCGCAGCCTCTTGCCCTGGATCGACTTGCTGGGTTGGTGTTGCGTGAGGAGCGAACGCGGAGTCATTTCGGAACGGTTCTGCACGATGAGAAATTGGCTTCGTTGAAACAGTTTGCGTATGGACTGACTCACGAGATCAACAATCCGCTTGCGAACATTGTGACGCGAAGCGAACAGTTGAAGTCGACGGAACCGGATGACAAACGCAAAGCCTCTTTGCAGCGAGTCGTCGACCAGGCGATGCGTGCTCACGAGATGATTTCCGATGTCATGTTCTATGCACATCCGCCGCAGCCCAGTGTCGAAAAGATCGATTTGGGAAGCGTCGTCTCGGAGGTCGTGCAGTCGTATCAAGATACGTGTGCATCCCTTTCGATTCGTTTGTCGGTCGAACCGGCGCCAGGCATTCAGTGTCAGGCAGATCGTGCGATGATCCATGATGCGGTGGCGGCTCTCTTGCGAAATTCGGTCGAAGCGATTGGCACCGGCGGGCAGATCCTCGTCGACTGGGGCGAACGTGATGGCAAGGTCTGGGTCCGCGTGTCCGATAGTGGTCCCGGTCTGTCCGAAGAATCGCGGCGTCATGCGTTTGATCCTTATTACAGCGGCCGCGAAGCCGGTCGAGGCTTAGGGCTGGGGTTGTGCAGGGTCTATCGGGTTGCCAAATTGCATGGCGGCGATGCGACGCTGAATAGCGCGATCGCGGGCTGTGTGGCTCGCTTTTGGTTTCTGAATCGCTGA